One window of the Paenibacillus beijingensis genome contains the following:
- a CDS encoding DUF350 domain-containing protein, translated as MERMVDLLMNNVYTASLASVAVAVFALIVFLACFELVARYKCWEEIKKGNVAVALATGGKIFGICNIFRFAFQTSDSIYQSLIWATYGFALLLGAYFLFEFLTPVFRIDEEIRADNRAVGVIAMIISVSLSYLIGATVI; from the coding sequence ATGGAGCGGATGGTTGATTTGCTCATGAACAATGTCTATACGGCATCGCTTGCTTCCGTCGCCGTGGCGGTTTTTGCGCTCATTGTGTTTTTGGCCTGCTTTGAACTGGTCGCCCGGTACAAATGCTGGGAAGAGATCAAAAAAGGAAATGTAGCGGTGGCGCTGGCGACGGGCGGAAAAATATTCGGAATTTGCAATATTTTCCGCTTCGCCTTTCAAACGAGCGATTCCATCTATCAAAGTCTCATTTGGGCAACGTACGGGTTCGCACTGCTGCTCGGCGCTTATTTTCTGTTCGAATTTTTGACGCCGGTATTCCGCATCGATGAAGAAATTCGCGCCGACAACAGGGCTGTCGGAGTTATTGCCATGATCATTTCCGTGTCCCTTTCTTATCTGATCGGGGCAACGGTGATCTAA
- a CDS encoding endonuclease MutS2 gives MDDKILQTLEYSKIIHKLLQHTATTMGRKRAEELRPNSDLEDVKRSLQATDEASKADRLKGSAPFGGIADIAQSLHRARIGGTLNAAELLEIAYTARGARRVKRHLLQLHEDEPIALLAALAQQLAEHRPLEEAIMRCIDDSAEVLDSASMELASIRRELRSGESRIREKLENMIRSTSVQKMLQDAIITLRNNRYVIPVKQEYRSHFGGIVHDQSGSGATLFIEPETIVAMNNKLRELRAAEEREIEKILQMLTAQAAEYEEDLLLNSDLLGQLDFAFAKARLAHDMKAALPRMNDRGFLKLRRGRHPLIDPQKVVPLDVELGNTHTGIIVTGPNTGGKTVSLKTIGLLSLMAMSGMFVPAEDGSQLCVFDAIYADIGDEQSIEQSLSTFSSHMTNIIRILRSMTPKSLVLLDELGAGTDPAEGSALAIAILDHIHRMGCRIVATTHYSELKAYAYNRKGLINASMEFDVATLSPTYRLLVGVPGRSNAFAIAERLGLSKMIIDQARGEVSEDDLRVENMIASLEEDRLSAENERLGAEAERREMEALRAKYASERLQFEQQRDKLLLKAQEEAREAVAKAKREAEDIIADLRKLAQEEGAAVKQHKLIEARRKLDEAAPELHKPKKAGAARSVKAVKIEPGDEVMVYSLNQKGHVVDISDSEATVQLGIMKMKVKTGDLELIKQAAAIKPQQPKQAASLKRTRDDNVRMELDLRGSNLEESIMEVDRFLDESFLSGMGQVYIIHGKGTGVLRSGIQDFLRRHKHVKSYRLGNYGEGGAGVTVAELK, from the coding sequence TTGGACGACAAAATATTGCAAACCTTGGAGTATTCCAAAATCATTCATAAATTGCTTCAGCACACCGCAACGACGATGGGGCGGAAGCGGGCCGAGGAGCTTCGACCAAACTCCGACCTGGAAGATGTGAAGCGGTCGTTGCAGGCGACCGACGAAGCAAGCAAAGCGGACCGGCTCAAAGGGAGCGCCCCATTCGGAGGAATTGCCGATATCGCGCAGTCGCTGCACCGGGCCCGGATCGGCGGCACGCTGAACGCCGCGGAGCTGCTGGAAATTGCTTATACGGCGCGCGGGGCGCGCCGCGTGAAGCGCCATCTGCTGCAGCTGCACGAAGATGAGCCGATCGCGCTGCTGGCGGCGCTGGCGCAGCAGCTGGCCGAGCACAGGCCGCTGGAGGAAGCGATTATGCGCTGCATCGACGACAGCGCGGAGGTGCTCGACAGCGCGAGCATGGAGCTGGCCTCGATCCGGCGCGAGCTGCGCAGCGGCGAGTCGCGCATCCGCGAGAAGCTTGAGAACATGATCCGCTCGACCTCCGTTCAAAAGATGCTCCAGGACGCCATCATTACGCTCCGCAACAACCGGTACGTCATTCCCGTCAAGCAGGAATACCGTTCCCACTTCGGCGGAATCGTTCACGACCAGTCCGGATCCGGAGCGACGCTGTTCATCGAACCGGAAACGATTGTCGCGATGAACAACAAGCTGCGCGAGCTGAGGGCGGCCGAAGAGCGCGAAATCGAGAAAATTTTGCAGATGCTTACCGCTCAAGCGGCTGAGTATGAGGAAGATTTGCTCCTCAATTCCGACTTGCTCGGCCAGCTTGACTTTGCGTTCGCCAAAGCAAGGCTGGCGCATGATATGAAAGCGGCGCTGCCGAGGATGAACGACCGCGGCTTTCTTAAGCTGCGGCGCGGCCGCCATCCGCTGATCGATCCGCAAAAGGTAGTGCCGCTGGATGTGGAACTGGGCAACACTCACACCGGCATCATCGTCACCGGTCCCAATACGGGCGGTAAAACGGTGTCGCTCAAAACGATCGGGCTGCTTAGCCTGATGGCGATGTCGGGCATGTTCGTGCCGGCGGAGGACGGCAGCCAGCTGTGCGTCTTTGACGCCATTTACGCCGACATCGGGGACGAACAGAGCATCGAACAAAGCTTAAGTACGTTTTCGAGCCATATGACCAATATTATCCGCATTTTGCGTTCGATGACGCCGAAAAGCCTCGTTTTGCTTGACGAGCTTGGGGCGGGAACCGATCCGGCGGAAGGGTCGGCGCTGGCGATCGCCATTTTGGATCATATCCACCGAATGGGATGCCGGATCGTCGCGACGACGCATTACAGTGAGCTGAAGGCTTACGCCTATAACCGCAAAGGGCTGATTAACGCCAGCATGGAGTTTGACGTGGCGACGCTCAGCCCGACGTACCGTCTGCTCGTCGGCGTTCCCGGCCGCAGCAACGCGTTTGCGATCGCGGAGCGGCTTGGGTTATCCAAAATGATCATCGACCAGGCCCGCGGCGAAGTGAGCGAAGACGATCTGCGCGTGGAGAACATGATCGCCTCGCTCGAAGAGGACCGCTTAAGCGCGGAGAACGAGCGTCTAGGCGCCGAAGCGGAGCGCCGCGAAATGGAGGCGCTGCGCGCCAAGTATGCAAGCGAGCGCCTCCAGTTCGAGCAGCAGCGCGACAAGCTGCTGCTGAAGGCGCAGGAGGAGGCGCGCGAGGCCGTCGCCAAGGCGAAGCGGGAAGCCGAGGATATCATTGCCGATCTGCGCAAGCTGGCGCAGGAGGAAGGGGCCGCGGTCAAGCAGCATAAGCTGATCGAAGCTCGCCGCAAACTCGATGAAGCCGCTCCCGAGCTGCACAAGCCGAAGAAAGCGGGAGCGGCGCGCAGCGTTAAAGCGGTGAAAATCGAACCCGGCGACGAAGTGATGGTGTACAGCTTGAACCAGAAGGGCCATGTGGTTGACATATCCGACAGCGAAGCGACGGTGCAGCTCGGCATCATGAAGATGAAGGTGAAAACCGGCGACCTTGAGCTGATCAAGCAGGCTGCCGCAATCAAGCCGCAGCAGCCGAAGCAGGCGGCGAGCCTGAAGCGTACGCGCGACGACAACGTGCGGATGGAGCTTGATTTGCGCGGCTCGAATTTGGAAGAATCGATCATGGAGGTGGACCGCTTCCTCGACGAATCGTTTTTGTCCGGCATGGGGCAGGTTTACATTATTCATGGCAAGGGCACTGGCGTGCTGCGTTCCGGCATTCAAGATTTTCTGCGCCGTCATAAGCATGTCAAAAGCTACCGCCTCGGCAATTATGGGGAAGGCGGAGCCGGCGTGACGGTTGCAGAGCTGAAGTAA
- a CDS encoding phage holin family protein yields the protein MNFLGHVVRFIVAALVLMIVGFIVPQFSVGGFWSALFLALAIAVLGWIAEGIFGRRITPFGRGIVGFIASVVVIWLAQFIVAGVSTTLLGAILAALVIGIIDLFIPVTSPFEAGKKRN from the coding sequence ATGAATTTTCTTGGTCATGTTGTCCGCTTTATTGTGGCTGCCCTCGTTCTGATGATTGTGGGATTTATTGTTCCCCAATTCTCGGTTGGCGGATTCTGGAGCGCTCTGTTTCTCGCGCTTGCGATTGCCGTTCTCGGGTGGATTGCGGAAGGTATATTCGGCAGACGGATCACGCCGTTTGGACGCGGCATCGTCGGTTTTATCGCCAGCGTTGTCGTCATTTGGCTGGCGCAGTTTATTGTCGCCGGCGTTTCCACCACGCTGCTCGGCGCCATCCTCGCTGCCCTTGTGATCGGGATTATCGACCTGTTCATTCCGGTCACCAGCCCGTTTGAGGCCGGCAAAAAACGCAACTGA
- a CDS encoding cupredoxin domain-containing protein, giving the protein MYPTKIKSITILLAVALLALALTACGSSGKQSGADNSSSGATDTATASQELVVHAKNWEFDKKEYTVKKGEPLKISLESQNVHGIEIANTDVKLEPGESTVITIDNAGDYEISCYIPCGTGHHEMKATLKVV; this is encoded by the coding sequence GTGTACCCAACAAAGATCAAGTCGATCACTATACTTTTGGCAGTCGCTTTACTTGCCCTTGCGCTGACGGCCTGCGGCTCCTCCGGCAAACAGTCCGGCGCGGACAATTCCTCTTCGGGAGCGACCGATACAGCCACCGCTTCCCAGGAGCTTGTCGTTCACGCGAAGAACTGGGAGTTTGACAAGAAGGAGTATACGGTCAAAAAAGGCGAGCCGCTCAAAATTTCGCTCGAATCGCAAAATGTGCACGGGATCGAAATCGCGAACACCGATGTTAAGCTGGAACCAGGCGAATCTACGGTAATCACAATCGATAACGCCGGCGATTATGAGATTTCGTGTTATATTCCTTGCGGTACGGGTCATCATGAAATGAAGGCCACGTTAAAAGTCGTATAA
- the zapA gene encoding cell division protein ZapA: MKDAERLRVTVDIYGNQYRLMGHSSADYIKQVAAHVDDNMHKLAKGYPRLDMPRIAVLAAVHMAEDVFRLREDSARLGEEQRLRKMLAAELERAKEEEGRFALELQERERHWQQRLSGLQTERKEAEQRIRAEAEERLTAVQGAVKEEIGRMEKEAAAARERIEQEFLAEKDELLLKHQKQIAELEAVHKAQQEEASRLLESERIEWEGLYEADRIDREEKHQSALAAIERRYAGEREELEARLADRNEELERLQASQESELAGRLDAQREELEGQFAEQTAQLEQARTEELERQAARFLEERAELESRLGQRAAELERLYEAEREERERERLELERLYEAECLEREQEREESHTRHRAELAAREALYAEQLRELEAKLLGERKEKEQALSEQRSETERALEELKAESGAQLDELKAESGAQLARLREELEEQFGRERAELEALWSAERDSLVSAGQSEQERYEKRLQAEREQWEEEREIEHERLQVGWLKEKEALEAAMHSKLAELEVRMEAERAQMKTAIEAQESDSLEEIERINHVRTAELAEAHRLHQLALTEQERGWKEREASLREEAEAQKRELERQSQQRLQELEQRAEADKLEAERQAEERLVAWKADAAQLEQSFRAELERRQTNWKQETEQLRAELDQLRSEHETASESWRVRLSEAEDQLMAALEQEESHRSAIGNLERELQEREARLAEAERMLAEQQQLEQQRTSSFGEQERQLETLRRLAETAEQQASEHAAQLIAEVQRKAEERLEQLAAEKEAAELRFEELLAKRNADSEAAEQAFAQELDRVRTEAGNNAGRIEELERQLLQERERAHRAEEELHRFAHLGQERESEDAKLREELQHAAQQAAAATEQAQQLGETLRQLEQERSEDERGVGRLRSEHDRLRATHDRLNDEHEKLKQEYAKLQTEYNEWIELIEQS, translated from the coding sequence TTGAAGGATGCTGAACGCTTGAGGGTGACGGTTGATATATACGGAAATCAGTACCGGCTCATGGGACATTCCAGCGCCGACTACATAAAGCAGGTAGCTGCGCATGTGGATGACAATATGCATAAGCTTGCCAAAGGATACCCGCGGCTCGATATGCCGAGGATTGCGGTGCTCGCAGCGGTGCATATGGCTGAAGATGTGTTCAGGCTGCGGGAGGACAGCGCGCGGCTTGGAGAAGAGCAGCGTTTGCGCAAGATGCTTGCGGCAGAGCTCGAACGCGCCAAAGAAGAGGAGGGACGGTTTGCTCTCGAGCTGCAGGAACGGGAGCGGCACTGGCAGCAGCGGCTTTCCGGTCTGCAGACGGAACGGAAAGAAGCGGAGCAGCGAATCCGCGCCGAAGCGGAGGAGCGGCTGACGGCCGTCCAGGGAGCGGTAAAGGAAGAAATCGGCCGGATGGAAAAGGAAGCCGCAGCCGCCAGAGAGCGGATCGAGCAGGAGTTTCTGGCCGAGAAGGATGAGCTGCTTCTAAAACATCAAAAGCAGATCGCCGAGCTCGAAGCCGTCCATAAAGCGCAGCAGGAGGAAGCAAGCCGGCTCCTTGAAAGTGAACGGATCGAATGGGAGGGGCTGTACGAAGCCGACCGGATCGACCGGGAGGAAAAGCATCAATCGGCGCTTGCAGCGATTGAGCGACGCTATGCGGGAGAACGTGAAGAGCTCGAGGCGCGTCTGGCGGATCGGAATGAAGAGCTGGAGCGGCTGCAGGCGTCGCAGGAGAGCGAGCTCGCCGGGCGTCTTGATGCGCAGCGCGAAGAGCTGGAGGGGCAGTTCGCGGAGCAAACCGCGCAGCTGGAGCAGGCGCGCACGGAGGAGCTGGAGCGGCAGGCGGCGCGGTTTCTGGAGGAGCGGGCCGAGTTGGAGAGCCGGCTCGGCCAGCGTGCTGCCGAGCTTGAGCGGTTGTATGAAGCGGAGCGTGAAGAACGCGAGCGGGAGAGGCTTGAGCTGGAGCGGCTATATGAGGCGGAATGTCTGGAACGCGAGCAGGAGCGCGAGGAAAGTCATACACGGCACCGTGCAGAGCTTGCCGCCCGCGAAGCGCTGTACGCGGAGCAGCTGCGGGAGCTGGAAGCGAAGCTGCTCGGGGAACGCAAGGAGAAGGAGCAAGCGCTGTCCGAGCAGCGGAGCGAAACGGAGCGCGCGCTGGAGGAGTTAAAAGCGGAAAGCGGAGCGCAGCTGGACGAGCTGAAAGCGGAAAGCGGGGCGCAGCTGGCGCGGTTGCGGGAGGAGCTCGAGGAGCAATTCGGCCGCGAGCGGGCCGAGCTCGAAGCTCTCTGGTCTGCCGAACGCGATTCGCTAGTATCGGCAGGACAGTCCGAACAGGAGCGGTATGAGAAGCGCCTGCAAGCCGAGCGCGAGCAGTGGGAAGAAGAGCGAGAGATCGAACACGAGCGGCTGCAGGTCGGCTGGCTGAAGGAGAAGGAAGCGCTTGAAGCCGCTATGCACAGTAAATTAGCGGAGCTTGAAGTCCGTATGGAAGCGGAGCGGGCACAAATGAAGACGGCTATTGAAGCCCAGGAATCGGATTCTCTGGAAGAAATTGAACGAATAAACCATGTGCGGACGGCAGAGCTTGCCGAAGCGCACCGTTTGCATCAGCTCGCGCTCACGGAACAGGAACGCGGCTGGAAAGAGCGCGAAGCAAGCTTGCGGGAAGAAGCCGAAGCTCAGAAGCGGGAGCTGGAGCGCCAGTCGCAGCAGCGGCTGCAGGAGCTGGAGCAGCGGGCGGAAGCGGACAAGCTGGAAGCGGAGCGCCAGGCCGAAGAGCGGCTGGTTGCGTGGAAAGCCGACGCTGCCCAGCTGGAGCAGTCTTTCCGCGCGGAGCTGGAGCGGCGGCAAACGAATTGGAAACAGGAGACGGAGCAGCTGCGCGCAGAGCTCGACCAATTAAGAAGCGAGCACGAAACGGCGTCCGAAAGCTGGAGGGTACGGCTCAGCGAAGCGGAAGATCAGCTGATGGCGGCGCTGGAGCAGGAGGAGTCCCATCGGTCGGCGATCGGCAATCTGGAGCGGGAGCTGCAGGAGCGCGAAGCCCGTCTTGCCGAAGCCGAGCGGATGCTGGCCGAACAGCAGCAATTGGAGCAGCAGCGCACCAGCAGCTTTGGCGAGCAGGAGCGGCAGCTCGAGACGTTGCGCCGGCTGGCCGAGACGGCAGAGCAGCAGGCTTCGGAACATGCCGCGCAGCTGATTGCGGAAGTGCAGCGGAAAGCCGAAGAGCGTCTTGAACAGCTGGCGGCGGAAAAAGAAGCGGCAGAGCTTCGGTTCGAGGAACTGCTAGCGAAGCGAAATGCGGACAGTGAAGCCGCCGAGCAAGCCTTTGCGCAGGAGCTGGACCGCGTTCGCACCGAGGCCGGGAATAACGCCGGTCGCATCGAAGAGCTTGAGCGGCAGCTGCTGCAGGAGCGGGAGCGGGCGCACCGGGCGGAAGAGGAGCTGCACCGCTTCGCCCATCTTGGGCAGGAGCGCGAAAGCGAAGATGCCAAGCTGCGCGAAGAGCTGCAGCATGCCGCCCAGCAAGCGGCTGCCGCCACGGAGCAGGCCCAGCAGCTTGGCGAAACGCTGCGGCAGCTGGAGCAGGAACGGTCCGAGGATGAGCGCGGCGTCGGACGGCTCCGCTCCGAGCATGACCGTCTTCGCGCAACGCACGACCGGCTGAACGACGAGCATGAGAAGCTCAAGCAGGAATATGCAAAGCTGCAAACGGAATATAATGAATGGATCGAATTGATCGAGCAAAGTTAA
- the pheT gene encoding phenylalanine--tRNA ligase subunit beta codes for MNVSYKWLSEYIDLEGIGPEQLAEKMTAGGIEIDGVESRNKGVSGVVVGYVVAKEKHPDADKLNVCKVDVGSGELLQIVCGARNVDAGQKVPVATVGAKLPGGLAIKRAKLRGVESQGMICSAKELGINDKLLPKEQQEGILVLPEATELGQPIGDVLGIDDYVLELDLTPNRSDCLSMLGVAYEVGALTGRPVQLPQNDVFRAAERTEDHIRVTVEAGELCSHYSARSIRNVTIAPSPLWLQNRLIAAGIRPINNVVDVTNYVMLEYGQPLHAFDGDKIAGGHITVRTAKPGETLETLDGQQRTLEPHMLVIADAEKAVALAGVMGGANSEVTAETTNIVLESAKFDGGTVRKTSRQLGLRSESSARFEKEVDPGRVIAALDRAAALIAKLAQGLVTEGIAEVVVQEAEPAVISISIDKTNRYLGTQLSKLEIQTIFGRLGFESELSPEGEFAVTVPTRRGDITRDVDLIEEVARLFGYDNIPTTPIEGSTTPGALTKPQAIRRELRKRLTDAGLSEVVNYSFTSPQRTEMFPDLGGGAKPVRLSMPMSEERSVLRRSLIPQLLETAAYNRNRKTADVSVFEIGSVFHTDEDVLTQLPREKHRFAALLTGSREASQWNRKAEKVDFYTAKGVLESVFHLLGLSGKIVYAAAQPDQFHPGRTASVALQTQLGLETIGYVGQLHPSVQLDNDLDDTFVLEIDLDAVYEEADFSIEYKALPRYPAIERDIAVVVDSGVEAGALCAAVREAAGELLESVNVFDVYTGERLGAGKKSVALSLVYRHPERTLTDEEASELHAKSVTKLEQSFAAELRK; via the coding sequence ATGAATGTTTCCTATAAATGGCTTAGCGAATATATCGACTTGGAAGGAATCGGACCGGAGCAACTGGCCGAAAAAATGACCGCCGGCGGCATCGAAATCGACGGCGTCGAATCCCGCAACAAAGGGGTCAGCGGCGTAGTCGTCGGATACGTCGTCGCGAAGGAAAAGCATCCCGACGCCGACAAGCTGAACGTCTGCAAGGTGGATGTCGGCAGCGGCGAGCTGCTGCAAATCGTGTGCGGGGCGCGCAACGTGGACGCGGGACAAAAAGTGCCTGTGGCGACAGTGGGCGCGAAGCTGCCGGGAGGACTTGCCATCAAGCGCGCGAAGCTGCGCGGCGTGGAGTCCCAGGGCATGATTTGCTCGGCGAAGGAGCTGGGCATCAACGACAAGCTGCTGCCGAAGGAGCAGCAGGAAGGCATTCTCGTGCTGCCGGAGGCTACGGAGCTCGGACAGCCGATCGGCGATGTGCTCGGCATTGACGATTACGTGCTGGAGCTGGATTTGACGCCGAACCGTTCCGACTGCCTGAGCATGCTTGGAGTTGCTTACGAAGTAGGTGCGCTGACGGGCCGTCCGGTGCAGCTTCCGCAAAACGATGTGTTCCGCGCCGCCGAACGGACCGAGGATCATATCCGCGTGACGGTGGAAGCCGGCGAGCTTTGTTCTCATTATTCGGCCCGCTCCATCCGCAACGTGACGATCGCTCCATCGCCGCTGTGGCTGCAAAACCGTTTGATCGCGGCCGGAATCCGCCCGATTAACAATGTGGTGGACGTGACCAACTACGTCATGCTGGAATACGGGCAGCCGCTGCACGCGTTCGACGGCGATAAAATCGCCGGCGGGCACATTACGGTGCGTACGGCGAAGCCGGGCGAGACGCTGGAAACGCTGGACGGCCAGCAGCGCACGCTGGAGCCGCACATGCTCGTTATTGCCGACGCCGAGAAAGCGGTGGCGCTCGCCGGCGTAATGGGCGGCGCCAATTCCGAAGTGACGGCGGAAACGACGAACATCGTGCTGGAATCGGCCAAGTTCGACGGCGGTACGGTGCGCAAGACGAGCCGTCAGCTTGGGCTCCGCTCCGAATCGAGCGCCCGCTTCGAGAAGGAAGTGGACCCGGGCCGCGTCATTGCCGCGCTCGACCGCGCCGCCGCGCTGATTGCGAAGCTGGCGCAAGGTCTCGTAACCGAGGGCATCGCCGAAGTTGTCGTGCAGGAAGCAGAGCCGGCCGTTATCTCGATTTCGATTGACAAAACGAACCGCTACCTGGGCACGCAGCTGTCCAAGCTGGAAATCCAGACGATTTTCGGACGTCTCGGCTTTGAGTCGGAGCTGTCGCCGGAAGGCGAATTCGCCGTTACCGTGCCGACGCGCCGCGGCGATATTACGCGCGATGTCGATCTGATCGAAGAGGTGGCGCGGCTGTTCGGCTACGACAATATCCCGACGACGCCGATCGAAGGCAGCACGACGCCGGGGGCGCTGACGAAGCCGCAGGCGATCCGCCGCGAGCTCCGCAAGCGTCTGACCGACGCGGGCTTAAGCGAAGTCGTGAACTACTCGTTCACTTCCCCGCAGCGTACGGAAATGTTCCCGGATTTGGGCGGCGGAGCGAAGCCGGTGCGGCTGTCGATGCCGATGAGCGAGGAGCGCAGCGTGCTGCGCCGCAGCCTCATTCCGCAGCTGCTGGAGACGGCGGCTTACAACCGGAACCGCAAAACGGCCGACGTGTCGGTATTTGAAATCGGCAGCGTGTTTCATACCGACGAGGACGTGCTGACGCAGCTGCCGCGGGAAAAACACCGGTTCGCCGCGCTGCTGACGGGCAGCCGGGAGGCGTCGCAGTGGAACCGCAAAGCCGAGAAGGTTGATTTTTACACCGCCAAGGGGGTGCTCGAATCGGTGTTCCACCTGCTCGGGCTGAGCGGGAAAATCGTCTATGCCGCGGCGCAGCCCGATCAGTTCCATCCCGGACGGACCGCATCGGTTGCGCTGCAGACGCAGCTGGGCCTGGAAACGATCGGATATGTCGGCCAGCTTCATCCTTCGGTTCAGCTGGATAACGATCTGGACGACACCTTTGTGCTGGAGATCGACCTGGATGCCGTATATGAAGAAGCGGACTTCTCCATCGAGTACAAAGCGCTTCCGCGCTATCCGGCGATTGAACGCGACATCGCGGTCGTGGTGGACAGCGGCGTGGAAGCCGGCGCGTTGTGCGCGGCGGTGCGCGAAGCTGCAGGCGAGCTGCTGGAGTCGGTGAACGTGTTCGACGTTTACACCGGCGAGCGGCTCGGCGCAGGGAAAAAGAGCGTCGCGCTGTCGCTCGTATACCGGCATCCGGAGCGTACGCTGACCGACGAAGAGGCATCTGAGCTGCATGCCAAATCGGTGACGAAGCTGGAACAATCTTTTGCCGCTGAATTGAGGAAATAG
- the pheS gene encoding phenylalanine--tRNA ligase subunit alpha: MKERLEALRTEALSELQGVSSPQELNDLRVKYLGKKGALTEILRGMGSLSAEERPIIGQVGNEVRGAIEAVIEEKQTSFQKAETEARLRAETLDVTLPGTPLPQGALHPLTKVAQEIEDIFVGLGYTIAEGPEVETDFYNFEALNLPKNHPARDMQDSFYVTDEILMRTHTSPVQVRAMHAMNGKTPLKVICPGKVYRRDDDDATHSFQFNQVEGLVVGPNIQMSDLKGTLLQFVQLMFGKQTEIRLRPSFFPFTEPSAEVDVTCVQCGGHGCRMCKGSGWLEILGCGMVHPRVLEAGGYNPDEVSGFAFGMGIERIALLKYGIDDIRHFYTNDLRFLGQFARM, from the coding sequence ATGAAAGAACGGTTGGAGGCGCTCAGAACGGAAGCGCTCAGCGAGCTGCAGGGGGTAAGCAGTCCCCAGGAGCTGAACGATTTGCGGGTCAAATATTTGGGCAAAAAAGGCGCGCTCACGGAAATTTTGCGCGGCATGGGTTCGCTTAGCGCGGAAGAGCGCCCGATCATCGGCCAAGTCGGCAACGAGGTGCGCGGCGCCATCGAAGCGGTAATCGAAGAGAAGCAGACTTCGTTCCAGAAGGCGGAAACCGAAGCGCGCCTGCGCGCGGAGACGCTCGATGTGACGCTTCCGGGCACGCCGCTGCCGCAGGGCGCGCTGCACCCGCTGACGAAAGTGGCGCAGGAAATCGAAGATATTTTTGTCGGCCTCGGCTACACGATTGCCGAAGGACCCGAGGTGGAAACGGACTTCTATAACTTTGAAGCGCTCAATCTGCCGAAAAACCATCCGGCGCGGGATATGCAGGATTCGTTCTATGTGACGGACGAAATTTTGATGCGTACGCATACGTCTCCGGTGCAGGTCCGCGCGATGCACGCGATGAACGGCAAAACGCCGCTCAAAGTCATCTGCCCCGGCAAAGTATACCGCCGCGACGACGACGACGCGACGCATTCGTTCCAGTTCAACCAGGTGGAAGGGCTCGTTGTCGGCCCCAATATCCAGATGAGCGACCTGAAAGGAACGCTGCTGCAGTTCGTGCAGCTGATGTTCGGTAAGCAGACGGAAATCCGTCTGCGTCCGAGTTTCTTCCCGTTCACGGAACCGAGCGCGGAAGTGGACGTGACGTGCGTGCAGTGCGGCGGCCACGGCTGCCGGATGTGCAAAGGAAGCGGCTGGCTGGAAATTCTCGGCTGCGGCATGGTTCATCCGCGGGTGCTGGAAGCGGGAGGCTACAATCCGGACGAGGTGAGCGGCTTCGCATTCGGGATGGGTATCGAACGGATCGCGCTGCTGAAGTACGGCATCGATGACATCCGCCATTTTTATACGAACGATCTGCGCTTCCTCGGCCAGTTCGCGAGAATGTAA